The nucleotide sequence TCGTCACCCGGCTGCGGCGGAATGAAGTGCTCGGGGTCCACCCGCGTCACCAGCACCCGCGCCGCGTAGCTGACCGAAGCGGGCAGCACCCCCGCCACCACGTCCTCCACGTCCGACTCAAAGGTAACGCCCTCATGCCGCTTGCGAACATTGTCCACCAGCCCGTAGAAGTGCACGCTGCGGCCATCCGGCCTGCGGGTTTCCACCACCACCAGATCATCTAGGCCTACGCTCGCGCCCGCCGCCACCGCGAACCAGAAGACAGTGGGCGTGACGTCCTCGGTGCCCAGCACCCGTCCCAGACGCTCCACCGAGGTCACGCGACCACCCCCGACCCGTACTGCGCGGCGAGGTGCATGCGGATACGCCGGGTGACGAGTTCCAGGCTGCCCAGCGCGCGGGTCATGGCCTGCTCGAGCGCGGCGGTTGGAATCAGGTTCTGGGGCGCGCGGGGGTCCTTGTGCGGCTGGCTGGCGAGGCGGCACAGCAGCGCGCCCGACAGGTCCGCGATGTCCCGCACGCCGCGCGGCACGAACTCCACATCCTCGGGGGCGTGCATTTCTAGCCGCATCACGCCCGCGAGGGGATGCTGGTAGAAGGGGGCCTGACACAGGCGGACATACCAGGTAAAGCGCTGCTCGCGGCCTCCCCCGCCCTCACCGCGGTCGCCCACCGAGAAGCGCAGAATGGGCGTGCGTTCGCCCGGCTTCAGCTCGGTCAGCAGACCGATGCGGTCGGCACCCAGGTAGTCGGTGTGGAGCGTCTTGACGTAGCCCACCACCGCGCGTCCGGCCTCGCCCACCCGCACCGGACCGTCTTGCAGCACCAGCGTGTCCGGCAGAGCGTCCGGCTCCGTCTCATCGAGGGGCAGGGGCGAAGCGAGGTCCGCGCTGAGCTGCTGCTCGGCATCCAGCATCAGGCGCTGAATCTGACTCCGCGCGCCTTCCACCTGCGCGCCGCGAAAGGGCTGCGGCTGGTACTCTAGGCGTCCCGTGTGCGGGTTGCGGGGGCTGAGCTGGGCCGGTTCAAGCGGCACGTCTCCGCTGTAGGCGAGCACTCGGCGCGCGGCCACATCCTGCAGGCTGGCCTGCCGCGTTCCGTGCGGACAGAGGTCCACTGCCCCCACGACGTAGGCACCAAAACCGGCCACGCTGAGATGGCCTGCCTCATCGTCCAGCAGCAGCCGGGCTTCCATGCGCGGCTTGCCGTCCACAACCAGGACCCGCCGCACCCGTTGCGGCACCCCGCGGGGAGGAAGAGCGGCCCAGCGGTTGGTCTCGGCATCCATCACCAGCCCCGCAAACGGCTTTAAGGTCAACTGTCCGTCGTGGGTATCCACCGGCCAGGGGTCAAGGCGAATGCGCATGGAGCGCATTGTAGGCCTGTTGCCCCCACCATGAAGACAAAAGAGAGACAGCCGCAGCGAGGCCAGCTTTTGTCCTCGTGCGGCTCAGCGTTTGTGCGGCGAAACACCCAGAACAGGCAGCGCTTCGGCCCCGCGTCCTGCGTGCTTCTATTCCTCGTGATACCCGCTCAGCGCTCGCAAGCCCGCCTCGTCCGTCAGGGTCAGGCAGCGGTAGGCGGGCGTGAGGAGGCCGTCGTCTCGCATCTCGCCGATCAGCTTGCTGACGCTTTCACGGGTGGCGCCGGTGCCTTCGGCAATCAGTTCGTGGGTGGCGCGCACAAAGCGCATTCCGTTGCCGTGCCGCCCGCCCAGGCTGCTGTCCGCCAGATTCAGGAGGTAACGGGCGATGCGTTCGCGCAACTCACCGTCCTGGATATGAACGCCGTCGGTCATCACGCGCTGAAGCTGGGCGCTGAGGCTGCGGGTCACCTCCCACAGTTCGGCGTTGCCGAGGCTCTGGGGATGCAGGGCCGTGACGCTCGCGTCAGACAGCGCTGTCACCTGGTGCCCGCGCGGCAGGCCGTGCAACACCTCCTCCCCAAAGATGTCCCCCGGCCAGATGTGCCGGACGGTGAGGGTGCGGCCCTGGGCGGTCAGGCGCACTGCGCGCAGCAGGCCGCTTTCCAGTCGGTAGAGGTTGGGCGCGGGGTCGCCCGCGTGATACAGCGTGTCCCCCCGGCGCAGGGGGCGGCGGTGGGCGGTGTCGAGGGGGGCAGAAAGGTGGGCAGACAGGGTCATGGCACGCTCCTCAAGGGGCAGGGGGCAGGGCGTTAGCGTTCTCACTGTACGAACCTTGAACAAAGCGAAACCGTTCTGCCTCCACTTTGTGAAGTCCTGCTCAACCCGCGTGAACGTCCCGTCAGCCGAAGACCTCGAGGCCGTCGAGCACCGTGCTCGCGTGGGCCTCGACGGTGAGGGCCGGATCGCGGTTGTACCCGCCGGCCAACATGGTCACGACCGGCACGCCTGCCCTTTTGGCCCAGCTCAGCACGGTGCGGTTGCGTTCCCGCACGCCCTCCAGCGTGAGGGCGAAGCGCCCGAAGCGGTCCCCGGCCAGGACGTCGACCCCCGCCAGATACAGCAGCAGCCCCGGGCGAAAGTCATGCAGGGCGGGCAGCACCTGCTCGCGCAGCACCCGCAGGTACTCGCTGTTCTGTACGCCGTCGGGCAGGCCCAGGTCAAGGCTGCTGCGCTCCTTGCGAAAGGGATAGTTGCGTTCGCCGTGCACGCTGATGGTCAGGGCCCGCGTTTCCCCGGCCAGCAGCGCCGCCGTGCCGTTTCCCTGGTGGACGTCGAGATCCAGCACAGCCACCCGCTGCGCCCAGCCCCCATCGAGCGCCACCCGGGTGAGAATGGCCGCGTCGTTCACCAGGCAAAAGCCTTCGGCGCGGTCCCGAAAGGCGTGGTGGGTGCCGCCCGCGAGATTTGCCCCCCAGCCCAACGCCAACGCGTCGTGCAGGGCGGCCAGGCTGCCACCCGCCGCCCGCCGGGCCCGCTCCACCACCTCCGGGCTCCAGGGCAAACCAAAGGCGCGTTCCTCGGCCGCCGTGACCTCTCCGCGCCGCCAGCGCCGCAGCCAGGCCGGGTCGTGGACGCGCGCGGCGTCGGCCCAGCGCAGGGGCGGCGTGTCCAGCACGGGCAGCAGCCCCCTCAGCCGCTCGGCCACCCCCGCGTACTTGTAGGCCGGAAAGCGGTGTCCCTCCGGGAGTGGGAAGGTGTAGGCGGCAGGCGTGTAGGCCCGAAAGGGGTGAGAGAAGGCAACAGGCGCGGACACAAGTTCTAGTCTCGCCCACACAAAGGGCAGGCGCAGCAGCGCCCCATACCTTCTTCGAGCCTTGAACAAGACGCGGCCTTCCGTCCGGGTCCTCTCCCCATCCCGTAGGCTGGTCCCATGAGTGACTCTCTCCCCCTGATCGTGAGCGCCGGGGAGGCGCTGACCGACCTGGTGACGGCTGGAGAAGACCTGTGGCGCGCGCATCCGGGGGGTGCAGGCTGGAATGTGGCGCGGGCCTGCGCGCGGCTGGGCGCCCCCAGCGCTTTTGCTGGAGCGGTGGGCGAGGACAACTTCGGGGACGATCTCTGGCGCGAGAGCGCGGCGGCAGGCCTTGACCTGCGCTTTCTTCAGCGGGTCCCGCAGCCCACCCTGATGGCGGTGGTATACCGGCTCGACCCGCCCGCCTACCGTTTTCTGGGCGAGAACAGCGCCGATCTCCACTTTGATCCCACTCGCTTGCCACCAGGGTGGCTGCAGAGCGCCCGTTGGCTGCACGTGGGCGGGATCAGCCTGAGCCGCTGGCCACTGGCCACTGCCCTGCTGGAACTTGTCGGAGAGGCGCGGGCCTGTGGGGTACGCATCAGCTTCGACCCCAACGCCCGGGTCACGCATCGCCACCCGGACTACCCCGCCGTGTTCGAGGCGGTCGCGCGGCAGGCAGACCTGATCAAGCTCAGCGACGAGGACCTGCGCTTCTTCTTCCCGGTCCTGTCCGAAGAGGACGCGCTACGGCAGCTGCGTGGTCTGAATGCCCGCTGCCCCATCGTCATCACGCGTGGGGCCAGGGGCGCGACCCTGTATCAACCGGCGGGCCGCGCAGACGTACCCGCCGTGCCCGTGCAGGTCGCCGATACGGTTGGGGCGGGAGATGCCCTCTGCGCCGGGCTCCTGGTCAGCGCCACCGAACGCCCCGAGGCGCTGTGGACAGAACACCTCCGGCTGGGCTTGCAAGCCGCCGCTGCCGCCTGTACTCAAACCGGCGCCTACGCGCCGACCCGCGCTGATCTCGCCGCGCTGCCCGGCTAAGGAGGAGCGCTCAGCTCACCAGGCGCACGTCGTCCTGCTCGGTCATCAGGGCCAGGAACGCGTCGACGTAGTGGGGATCAAAGTGCCGTCCGGCCTGCGCGCCGATCTCCTGTAGAGCGCGTTCGCGCGACCAGGCGGGTTTGTAGGGGCGGGCACTGGTGAGAGCGTCGTAGACATCCACGATCGCAAAGAGGCGAGCGGCCTCGGGGATGTTTTCACCGCAGAGCCCCGCAGGATAGCCGCTTCCGTCCCAACGTTCGTGGTGGTAGCGCACGAGGTCGAGCGTCTCGGCGGGCAGGAAGTGCAGGTCCTGCAGCAGGTCATACCCCTGGGTGGTGTGGCTTTGGATGATGCGGCGTTCCTCGGGGTCGAGGGGACCATGCTTGTACAGGATGCGGTCAGGAATCCCCAGCTTGCCCATGTCGTGCAGGTAGGCTCCCCAGCGCAGCGCCTTGACCCGGTCCTCATCCCAACCCAGCGCCCGCGCCAGCCGCACGCTGAGGCCCACCACTCGGGTGGTGTGGCCACCGGTACCGTCGTCGCGGCGTTCCAGTGCTGCCCCCAGCGACCGGAGGGTGAGGTCATTCGCGTCCCGCAGATCCTGCATGGCCTGCCACTGCCCGAGCTGCGCCCCCAGCAGCCGCGCGAAGGCTGCCGCCGTCTCCCTTTCTTCGTCCCGCCATACCCGGCCAGCGCGGGCCAGGACAAGTAGCCCCAGGTGCCGCTGCGTGCCGTCGTACACCGGAAGGACACACGTATGCCGGCGGTCTTCCGGGCGCAGCAGGGTCAGCACCTCGGCCGCTACCCAGTGGTCGGCCTGCACGCTGCGGCTGTCATTGGCCGCCGTCAGCGCTCGCGTCACCTGCCCTCCAAAACCGCCCTGCCCCGCGAGGATACAGGGCACTCCCTGCTGATAGGCCACAAAGGCGATGTGCGGCGCGACGCGCAGGCCGCCCAGCACCTCTACCGCGACGCGAACGATGGCATGCGTGCCCTGAGCGGAGGCGAGACGTTCACTTCCGACCTGCAACGCGCGCGTGACCTCACGCCTCCAGGCCAACTCGCGCCGCGCCCTCCAGTCGCGCACCAACAGGAACCCCAGCAGTCCAAGCAGGATCAGAAAGAGCCACGGCGGAGGAAGGAACACGGCGCTACGCTACCACTTTTGTAAAGGTAAGCTAAAGTCCACTCGTGTCCCGCTTGGCGGTGGCCAGCGGCAGGAGGTCGGGTTCAGGCAGGCTGGGGGTCGAGGAGGCGGTTTTGGGCGTCCACCAGAACCACGCGCGGCTCGAGGGTGCGGGCTTCTTCCTCGGTAAAGTTGCCATAGGCGGCGATAATCACCAGGTCGCCGGGACGCACCAGGTGCGCGGCGGCTCCATTGATGCCGATCACGCCGCTGCCGCGGGGCCCCTGAAGGGCATAGGTGCTCAGGCGGTTCCCGTTGGTGATGTTGTAGATGTCCACCCGCTCATGGGGCAGGATATCCGCCGCGTCCAGCAGATCCTGGTCGATGGTCACGCTCCCGACGTAGTCGAGGTCCGCCTGCGTGACGGTCGCGCGGTGAATCTTGGCCCTGAACATGATGCGTTCCACAGCCCGGCATTGTACGCGCTGGGGACACGGGGGGACGTGACGGGCATCCGGATTCCTCCACCGCCCTTGTGCTCGCTCCTAGTCCTCGGGCGGCGTTCCGTCCACGAACACCGTCTTCTGACCAGTGTAGTGCACCTGCCCGGCTGGTGCCCCGCGCGGCCGCCAGACGTGCTTGATCCGGGTATAGTCTACCGGCACATTGCTGCTGCCACGCGCCTTGCTGTGGGCGGCGGCAAGCTGCGCGGCATAGAGGATGTCGGGAAGAGAGAGGTCGCGCCCCCCCGTACGGACCAGAACATGGCTGCCGGGATAGCCCTGGGCATGAAACCAGTAGTCCAGGCTGCGCCCGATGCGGTGCGTCAGGGCCGCGTTCTCCTTGTTGTTGCGGCCGACAAGCACTTCGAAGCCGCCCGGCGTGGTGAAGCGCAGACCGTAGGGACTCTTGGCGGGCCGCTCGGCCTGAAGGGTCGCGGAGAGCGCCTCCAACTCTTCCAGGCTCGCCGCTTCCAGCTGCGTGAGCCGCTCCTGCGCCTCCGCCAGCTCGGCGCGCAGGGCGGGTTCACGCTCGGCGAGCCGCTCGTACACCTCCTCGCGTCGGCGGGCGCGGGCATAGCGTTTCTCGGCATTCTGCACCCCACTGAGCTGAGGATCGAGCGTCACCGCCACCTCACCGCTTCCATCAAAAGCCGGGAGCAGGGCAGACGCCGCACCCGGCTCCAGGGTGTGCGCGTAGGCCATCAGCAGGTCGGCCTCAGCGCGGTCCTGGGCAGCGGCGTCCACCCCTGCCTCGGCACGGGCCACGTCCGCAAGCTGGTTCTGAAGCAGGGTCACCCGCTTTTCCAGCGGCTCGCGCAGCGCCTTGCGAAGCTGCGCAGCCTTTTCCACTCGCGCCGCCTCGCGCGCTCCCTCCTGCATCACGCCCTCGCTGACCGTGGGATCATGCACCAGGGAACGCAGAGCAGCGAGCGCCTGGGGCCAGCGTTCGCCTGGGGCCTCGGAGGGGTCCAGGCCTGCGCGGCGCACGAGTTCGGCCCCCAGCAGCGGCCCCAGCCCGTCCAGCCGCTCGCGCCACCGCCCAAGCGGCACACCCGCGAGGGCCTGCGCCTCCGCCTCGGTCAGGGTGCGGGGGTCAAGCTTCTCATAGGGGGGCGGGGGCGTGTACGTTCCGCCCGTTCGCACCGTACGAAAGCGGTTGCGGCTCCCCGTGATCTCGCGCGCGGCCTGCAGGATGCGCCCGCCGAAACCCTCTCCCCCTTCGAGCACCAGCAGATTGGCGTTGCGGCCCGTCACCTCGAAGACGAGACGGGTGGGCGGCTGGTCCACAAAGCCCGTCTCGCCCGCAAAGTGCAGGGCGAACACCCGGTCGAGCTTGAGCTGCTCGGCTTTCACCAGGTCGCCGCGCACTCGGTGAGCCAGAAAGCGCTGAAACGGATTATGCGGCTCGCCGCGCAACCGCTCGCGTGACACGAACACCACGGGTTGGGGCGGGCGATAACTCAGCACCAGGTTTCCGACCCCGTCGAGCAGCAGGGCGGCCGTCGTCTCGTCGGGAAAAACCCAGCCCAGATGGCGGGCGGGGAGGTGCGGCGCGAGCTCACGCAGCACCCGCGCGAGCATCAACCCTTCCATGTGGAAGCCTCGGAAACGGGAAGTCGGCAGCGGTTCACCGGGGCATGGTAGCGGGCCGAGAAGGAGAGGCGCTCAGATTCCGCTGTCCCTGCGGCCTGAGGGGGGCAACCCAGAAGGGGTAAGCCACCTCCAACGCTGGGTCCTGCTCCGCTGCGGGCTGAAGGTAGACCTCACGAGCGGGACGCACTGGAAGGGTGCTTTGCCACTGGAGCGAACGCGCAACTTCATCGTGGGCCCTCAAGATGGTTTGCACCCGCCTCTGCTGCTCTTGGGTGAGCGAGACATAAACCTCCCGGTAGGCAGGTTCTTGCCGGACCGCCATGCCTTTACCGGGTGTCACCCGACCGCAACAAGGAATACAAACTTCCACTGGTCCATCCGCATCCGCACCCACATGACCATAAAAAAGAACATAGGGCGCCGCAGCAAATGGTATGTCCTGAGCAGCTAAATGCTGCTGTAAACGTTGAAACGTTGTAACAATAAAATCTGGCAAGGCTTCTATATTAACCCTTCCTCGAAAACCAAGAACCTGTACCGATGGGACTTCGCGGTCAAAAATCTCAAACATTCGGACCTCCTGTTGACTGAGATGGGCAGTGAGGTAGGCAACAAGACCCTCCTTTTCACTCATCGACTGCTGCAGGCTCTGCCAGTAGCGCTCCAGCACCTTCAGCTGGTCTCCGCGAGGCGCTTGCAACAGTTCTTGAATCTGAGCAAGAGGCATCTCCAATCGCCTGAGTACTCCGATGAGGCGCGCCTGTTCTAGCTGTTGGGCAGCGTAGAAGCGGTAGCCAGTCTCTGGATCAACATCAATGGGTCGCAATAAGCCTAGAGCGTCGTAAAGCCGAAGGGCCTTAGAGGAGAGGCGAGCCAGCCTTGCAAAATGGCCGGTCGTAAGGCGTGGTCCTGAGTGTTCGGTCACGGCCACAGTCTGAAGGTCGCCCCAAGGGCAGAGTCAACGGATCAAGGCAGCCCACCAAAAGAGGCAGGCCCCCGCAGGAAGCCCGCCTCTTCCCTCTTCGCCTTTAGAAGAAGTTTCCGATGCGGAAGTAGAATTTGCCGTTGCCGCTCTGGGGGCTAAAGCCGTAGTCAAAGCGCAGGCTGGGAAGGCGCGCGCCGCCAAAGCCCAGGTTGAGCTGAACGCCAGCGCCGACCCCGTAGTTGAGCTGGAAGGTCTCGCCGCTGTTCCAGGCGTCGCCCGCGTCGGCAAAGAGCACGCCGTAGAGGCCCTGGGTAAAGGAGTTGCTGAGGTTGAAGTCGTAGCGGTATTCGGCGCTCGCGGTGAAGTAGTTGGTGCCAAAAAGCTGGTTGTTGTCCAGGCCGCGAATCTGGTAGGCCGCCGCGGGGGAGCTGCCACCGCCGACGCTGTATCCCGTTCCGCTGGCCGGATTGCCCAGAATGCTTCCCGCGTTGACCCGCACCGCCAGGGCCTGTTGGCGGGTCTGCACACCAAAGCCCTTGTCGAGGGTGCGGCCCAGGCCCAGGTAGGTGCTCGCACCGCCCTGCACGTCCGTCCAAGCCACCGGGGTCGTGCCGGACACGCCGAAGTTGTAGGACGCCTCGGTGTTGGCGCGCACGCCGCGGCTGGGGAACTCGGGGTTGTCGGTGGTGTCGTAGTTCAGGGTACCGCTGACGTTGGTGATGCGGCTCGTCGGCGGAAGGAGCGCCTGGGCCTGCGCGTCGGTGTAGCTGCTCTGCTCGTCTCCCTTCAGGGGTTCGAGGAAGTAGGTGCGGTAGCTGAAGCCCGTTCCCAGCGATGCAGCCAGATTCTGGGTAAGGTTGCGCCCGGCCCGCACGCTAAAGCCGGTGCTGCGAACGGTGTACTGACGGCCGGTGTCCACGGCGCTGCCGCTGCTCTTGTCGTTCAGGGTGAGGTTTCCGGCCACCGAGCTGCCCACCGAGGTGCTGAGGCTGGTGCGGTTCTCACGGAAGTCGAGGAAATTCAGGTCCAGCCAGGGAATGGTGTAGGACACGTTGCCGTACCAGTTCTGACCGGCGTCATTCTGCTGAGCTCCTGCCGTCACCGCGAGGTTGTGACCGAGGCCAAAGACATTCGGGTTGGAATAGGAGGCTTCGCCGCTAAAGCCGGTCAGGCTGTCGTAGCCCGCACTCAGGCCCAGCGGGATACCCTGGCTACTCTCGGCCAGCGTGAGGACGTAGGTGACGTTCTCCGGATTCTGGGGATCGCTGCGAACATTCTCGCCCACGACCTGCACGTAGCCCAGGCGGCTCACGCGCGCGAGGCCGGCGCGCAGGTCATTGAGGTTAAAGAGGCCGCCGGGAGCGGGCAGCTCGCGCAGAATGACGCGGTCCTGGGTCCGGTGCCGCCCCTGCCACTGCAGCTCGTAGCCGC is from Deinococcus sp. YIM 77859 and encodes:
- a CDS encoding NFACT family protein, whose product is MEGLMLARVLRELAPHLPARHLGWVFPDETTAALLLDGVGNLVLSYRPPQPVVFVSRERLRGEPHNPFQRFLAHRVRGDLVKAEQLKLDRVFALHFAGETGFVDQPPTRLVFEVTGRNANLLVLEGGEGFGGRILQAAREITGSRNRFRTVRTGGTYTPPPPYEKLDPRTLTEAEAQALAGVPLGRWRERLDGLGPLLGAELVRRAGLDPSEAPGERWPQALAALRSLVHDPTVSEGVMQEGAREAARVEKAAQLRKALREPLEKRVTLLQNQLADVARAEAGVDAAAQDRAEADLLMAYAHTLEPGAASALLPAFDGSGEVAVTLDPQLSGVQNAEKRYARARRREEVYERLAEREPALRAELAEAQERLTQLEAASLEELEALSATLQAERPAKSPYGLRFTTPGGFEVLVGRNNKENAALTHRIGRSLDYWFHAQGYPGSHVLVRTGGRDLSLPDILYAAQLAAAHSKARGSSNVPVDYTRIKHVWRPRGAPAGQVHYTGQKTVFVDGTPPED
- a CDS encoding histone deacetylase — its product is MSAPVAFSHPFRAYTPAAYTFPLPEGHRFPAYKYAGVAERLRGLLPVLDTPPLRWADAARVHDPAWLRRWRRGEVTAAEERAFGLPWSPEVVERARRAAGGSLAALHDALALGWGANLAGGTHHAFRDRAEGFCLVNDAAILTRVALDGGWAQRVAVLDLDVHQGNGTAALLAGETRALTISVHGERNYPFRKERSSLDLGLPDGVQNSEYLRVLREQVLPALHDFRPGLLLYLAGVDVLAGDRFGRFALTLEGVRERNRTVLSWAKRAGVPVVTMLAGGYNRDPALTVEAHASTVLDGLEVFG
- a CDS encoding DNA double-strand break repair nuclease NurA, whose product is MRIRLDPWPVDTHDGQLTLKPFAGLVMDAETNRWAALPPRGVPQRVRRVLVVDGKPRMEARLLLDDEAGHLSVAGFGAYVVGAVDLCPHGTRQASLQDVAARRVLAYSGDVPLEPAQLSPRNPHTGRLEYQPQPFRGAQVEGARSQIQRLMLDAEQQLSADLASPLPLDETEPDALPDTLVLQDGPVRVGEAGRAVVGYVKTLHTDYLGADRIGLLTELKPGERTPILRFSVGDRGEGGGGREQRFTWYVRLCQAPFYQHPLAGVMRLEMHAPEDVEFVPRGVRDIADLSGALLCRLASQPHKDPRAPQNLIPTAALEQAMTRALGSLELVTRRIRMHLAAQYGSGVVA
- a CDS encoding outer membrane protein assembly factor yields the protein MRHPHTLALTLLLAAPVAFAQQAGTVQDVVVNGTTDLLANYVKAVLSIQPGAPLSSVNLRQVEQDVLASGYFKAATAELRTIGGRDTLVIRVTPNATIKTVEVSGLTFLAPEAFKERVAELLNIAPGATLNTQRIDQAKEALAQNYRSEGFPFTPSISATTKTNSDGTVTVSFVVDETAPLTRVEVEGVTLLPASTVTNIFKPLYDARKFTVPAYYGAVQQLQQAYDAAGYVQSGVNVQASTLENGVLRVRVVEGRAASVNFDGIDPTGVTLQTRVGEPLSVERLRADVRTLANKTGKPVGFALQADPQNPGQVAVYFGAADVASGPVRQIVFRGNTRVPTATLAAAIKTKVGDVYSPQLAQEDFLALRDVYRKAGFEISTRDAITFNEGTLTFNIREVRLSGYELQWQGRHRTQDRVILRELPAPGGLFNLNDLRAGLARVSRLGYVQVVGENVRSDPQNPENVTYVLTLAESSQGIPLGLSAGYDSLTGFSGEASYSNPNVFGLGHNLAVTAGAQQNDAGQNWYGNVSYTIPWLDLNFLDFRENRTSLSTSVGSSVAGNLTLNDKSSGSAVDTGRQYTVRSTGFSVRAGRNLTQNLAASLGTGFSYRTYFLEPLKGDEQSSYTDAQAQALLPPTSRITNVSGTLNYDTTDNPEFPSRGVRANTEASYNFGVSGTTPVAWTDVQGGASTYLGLGRTLDKGFGVQTRQQALAVRVNAGSILGNPASGTGYSVGGGSSPAAAYQIRGLDNNQLFGTNYFTASAEYRYDFNLSNSFTQGLYGVLFADAGDAWNSGETFQLNYGVGAGVQLNLGFGGARLPSLRFDYGFSPQSGNGKFYFRIGNFF
- a CDS encoding carbohydrate kinase produces the protein MSDSLPLIVSAGEALTDLVTAGEDLWRAHPGGAGWNVARACARLGAPSAFAGAVGEDNFGDDLWRESAAAGLDLRFLQRVPQPTLMAVVYRLDPPAYRFLGENSADLHFDPTRLPPGWLQSARWLHVGGISLSRWPLATALLELVGEARACGVRISFDPNARVTHRHPDYPAVFEAVARQADLIKLSDEDLRFFFPVLSEEDALRQLRGLNARCPIVITRGARGATLYQPAGRADVPAVPVQVADTVGAGDALCAGLLVSATERPEALWTEHLRLGLQAAAAACTQTGAYAPTRADLAALPG
- a CDS encoding MerR family transcriptional regulator, producing MTEHSGPRLTTGHFARLARLSSKALRLYDALGLLRPIDVDPETGYRFYAAQQLEQARLIGVLRRLEMPLAQIQELLQAPRGDQLKVLERYWQSLQQSMSEKEGLVAYLTAHLSQQEVRMFEIFDREVPSVQVLGFRGRVNIEALPDFIVTTFQRLQQHLAAQDIPFAAAPYVLFYGHVGADADGPVEVCIPCCGRVTPGKGMAVRQEPAYREVYVSLTQEQQRRVQTILRAHDEVARSLQWQSTLPVRPAREVYLQPAAEQDPALEVAYPFWVAPLRPQGQRNLSASPSRPATMPR
- the panD gene encoding aspartate 1-decarboxylase, which gives rise to MERIMFRAKIHRATVTQADLDYVGSVTIDQDLLDAADILPHERVDIYNITNGNRLSTYALQGPRGSGVIGINGAAAHLVRPGDLVIIAAYGNFTEEEARTLEPRVVLVDAQNRLLDPQPA
- a CDS encoding Crp/Fnr family transcriptional regulator; protein product: MTLSAHLSAPLDTAHRRPLRRGDTLYHAGDPAPNLYRLESGLLRAVRLTAQGRTLTVRHIWPGDIFGEEVLHGLPRGHQVTALSDASVTALHPQSLGNAELWEVTRSLSAQLQRVMTDGVHIQDGELRERIARYLLNLADSSLGGRHGNGMRFVRATHELIAEGTGATRESVSKLIGEMRDDGLLTPAYRCLTLTDEAGLRALSGYHEE
- a CDS encoding HD-GYP domain-containing protein, with the translated sequence MFLPPPWLFLILLGLLGFLLVRDWRARRELAWRREVTRALQVGSERLASAQGTHAIVRVAVEVLGGLRVAPHIAFVAYQQGVPCILAGQGGFGGQVTRALTAANDSRSVQADHWVAAEVLTLLRPEDRRHTCVLPVYDGTQRHLGLLVLARAGRVWRDEERETAAAFARLLGAQLGQWQAMQDLRDANDLTLRSLGAALERRDDGTGGHTTRVVGLSVRLARALGWDEDRVKALRWGAYLHDMGKLGIPDRILYKHGPLDPEERRIIQSHTTQGYDLLQDLHFLPAETLDLVRYHHERWDGSGYPAGLCGENIPEAARLFAIVDVYDALTSARPYKPAWSRERALQEIGAQAGRHFDPHYVDAFLALMTEQDDVRLVS